From the Limosilactobacillus panis genome, one window contains:
- a CDS encoding HAD-IIB family hydrolase, giving the protein MRIKYVAVDVDGTLLDEHNCYDEQRLIKDVAALKQRGITFIIASGNSLDALLHMFKGKVDNFVAENGGRIFVNDQKISDSPHQRPVLKQLLAFVTTFPTPDLLSLSGASQTYIANQYINVPVPFYPHHAYFHQLADVKEPIYNMNVSWFKQRPRLEKINTIVQKINRAFPTVNATYSGAFGIDIIPAGVNKAAGLEQFVKQTGGNLRQLIAFGDTSNDIEMLRAAGRGIAMKNATPDLLAVADQVTTFDNNHAGLLKEVERLFHL; this is encoded by the coding sequence ATGAGAATTAAATACGTTGCCGTGGATGTTGACGGTACCCTGTTAGATGAACATAATTGTTATGATGAGCAACGGCTAATTAAAGATGTTGCCGCCCTTAAGCAGCGCGGAATTACCTTCATTATCGCTAGTGGAAATAGCTTGGATGCCTTACTGCACATGTTCAAGGGGAAAGTAGATAACTTTGTGGCGGAAAATGGTGGTCGTATCTTTGTCAATGATCAGAAAATTAGTGATTCTCCCCACCAACGACCAGTTCTCAAGCAATTACTTGCCTTTGTTACTACCTTCCCGACTCCGGACCTACTGTCACTTTCGGGAGCCAGCCAAACATACATTGCTAACCAGTATATTAATGTTCCGGTTCCCTTTTATCCCCACCATGCTTACTTTCACCAGTTAGCCGACGTCAAGGAACCCATCTATAACATGAACGTCAGTTGGTTTAAACAGCGTCCCCGACTTGAAAAGATTAATACTATTGTTCAAAAAATTAATCGGGCCTTTCCAACGGTTAACGCTACCTACAGTGGGGCGTTTGGGATCGACATTATCCCGGCTGGAGTAAACAAGGCGGCTGGGCTGGAGCAATTCGTTAAACAAACCGGCGGCAACCTCCGGCAACTAATTGCGTTCGGGGACACCTCAAACGATATTGAAATGCTCAGGGCGGCCGGCCGGGGCATAGCAATGAAGAACGCTACGCCAGACCTCTTGGCGGTTGCTGACCAGGTTACCACCTTCGATAATAATCACGCCGGATTACTAAAAGAAGTCGAGCGTCTCTTTCACTTGTAA
- the ubiE gene encoding bifunctional demethylmenaquinone methyltransferase/2-methoxy-6-polyprenyl-1,4-benzoquinol methylase UbiE encodes MTRTNNHSEKEVNQLFSRIAGRYDLMNNVISLGTQELWRKKLFQQLKVAPGADCLDLCCGTGDLTIELARRSGPSGRVIGLDFNAAMLTIADKKIRQLDLSKDIELVQADAMHLPFSDNSFSVVTIGFGLRNVPDADQVLRESYRVLKKGGQFACLEMSQPTNPLVKAGWRAYFRFFPWLAQLARASRKDYRYLKQTAQEFVSAKQLLAMMKVAGFKNCTYSPLNMGAAALHIGYK; translated from the coding sequence ATGACAAGAACTAATAATCACTCTGAAAAAGAGGTAAACCAGCTTTTCTCACGAATTGCTGGGCGCTATGACCTAATGAATAACGTAATTAGTTTAGGAACCCAGGAACTCTGGCGAAAAAAGCTCTTTCAACAATTAAAGGTTGCCCCAGGAGCAGATTGTTTGGACCTGTGTTGCGGAACCGGTGACCTAACGATTGAACTAGCTCGGCGATCAGGACCGAGTGGTCGGGTAATCGGTCTCGACTTTAATGCTGCCATGCTGACAATTGCGGATAAGAAGATCCGCCAATTAGACCTCAGCAAGGACATTGAACTTGTCCAGGCCGATGCCATGCACCTGCCATTTTCCGATAACTCCTTCTCGGTGGTGACGATTGGTTTTGGCTTGCGCAATGTTCCAGATGCGGATCAAGTATTAAGGGAAAGTTATCGGGTACTCAAGAAGGGCGGACAATTTGCCTGCCTTGAGATGTCCCAGCCGACGAACCCTCTCGTAAAAGCTGGCTGGCGGGCGTACTTCAGGTTCTTCCCCTGGTTGGCCCAGTTAGCAAGAGCCAGCCGTAAGGACTACCGTTACCTCAAGCAGACGGCCCAGGAGTTTGTGTCCGCCAAGCAGCTGCTTGCCATGATGAAGGTGGCTGGTTTCAAGAACTGTACCTATTCGCCGCTCAACATGGGAGCTGCTGCCCTCCATATTGGTTACAAGTGA
- a CDS encoding lactate utilization protein C — protein sequence MPMTSLLDQANNKDNREQFLNRIAKAAGRPRHALKDHPFKPLNTLPDDLLADKSPEELLNIAIKNSESVNAQVVLKPAAQLADFLTTYAKQENISHLLLPNNTPEEWEKYGLMEWSKNPGVENVAVWSDKLSRQENEENANQADLAVEMGDYLIAATGTVTVVNRPAQGRGFDYLPTRLLLIVPKSGLVKSTREAVNKYNEQTANGLSTSTFNFISGPSNSGDIEMELVVGVHGPVECTYLIVEDR from the coding sequence ATGCCAATGACTAGTCTGCTTGACCAAGCAAATAATAAGGATAATCGTGAACAGTTCTTGAACCGGATTGCAAAGGCAGCCGGTCGTCCTCGTCATGCGTTGAAGGACCACCCATTTAAGCCCCTTAATACCCTTCCTGATGACTTATTAGCGGATAAGAGTCCGGAAGAACTGCTTAACATTGCTATTAAAAACAGTGAATCAGTAAATGCTCAGGTGGTATTAAAGCCGGCCGCTCAATTAGCCGATTTTCTTACCACGTATGCTAAGCAGGAAAATATTAGTCACCTTTTGCTGCCAAACAATACCCCGGAAGAATGGGAAAAGTATGGCCTGATGGAATGGAGCAAGAATCCCGGCGTGGAAAACGTTGCTGTCTGGTCAGATAAACTGAGCCGGCAGGAAAATGAGGAGAATGCCAACCAAGCCGACCTGGCCGTCGAAATGGGGGATTATTTGATTGCCGCCACCGGAACCGTTACGGTAGTCAACCGGCCAGCTCAGGGACGGGGCTTCGATTACCTTCCAACCCGGTTGCTTTTGATCGTTCCAAAGAGCGGTCTTGTTAAGTCCACACGGGAGGCGGTCAATAAGTATAATGAGCAAACCGCCAATGGCCTGTCGACGTCTACGTTTAACTTCATTTCGGGCCCTTCCAATTCGGGTGATATTGAAATGGAATTAGTCGTGGGGGTCCATGGTCCCGTTGAATGTACCTACCTTATTGTTGAAGATCGGTAA
- a CDS encoding (Fe-S)-binding protein produces MDNQPRVCIFSSCLVDLLFPNVGKAMVQVLERLGCKTFLPKKQVCCGQPTYNSGYSKGSLKTFKNEIDALLSIDADYIVGPTGSCVFMIKEYAGILADDPVYGPRAKKLADKIYEFSQFIYRVLGIIDCGAELDATITVHRSCHMTRLLGERTAPFVLLNHVKGIKRVPLHNVQLCCGFGGTFSAKEPELSTAMVQDKVKNIMDTKADILVGMETSCLMNIAGYMNRHGDHIKVMHIAEVLNHDVDPSRIKYIKDTNEPVVPANGKECFRLWEFQQVISRL; encoded by the coding sequence ATGGATAATCAGCCACGCGTGTGCATTTTTTCATCATGTCTAGTTGATTTACTTTTTCCAAATGTTGGTAAGGCAATGGTGCAGGTCCTAGAACGACTGGGGTGTAAGACCTTTTTGCCAAAGAAGCAGGTCTGTTGCGGCCAGCCGACTTATAACAGTGGTTATTCTAAGGGGTCACTAAAGACGTTCAAAAACGAGATTGACGCCCTCTTGAGTATTGATGCCGACTATATCGTGGGGCCCACTGGTTCCTGTGTATTCATGATTAAAGAATATGCGGGGATCTTAGCAGACGATCCAGTTTATGGCCCACGGGCAAAGAAGCTGGCTGATAAGATTTACGAATTTAGCCAATTCATTTATCGGGTGCTTGGCATTATTGATTGTGGAGCGGAGTTAGATGCTACTATTACGGTCCACCGTTCATGTCACATGACCCGCCTGCTCGGTGAACGGACAGCGCCGTTTGTCCTTTTAAATCATGTTAAGGGGATTAAACGGGTTCCCCTGCATAACGTTCAACTATGCTGCGGTTTCGGGGGAACGTTCTCGGCTAAGGAACCTGAATTGTCGACGGCAATGGTTCAGGACAAGGTCAAAAATATCATGGATACAAAGGCCGATATTCTTGTAGGAATGGAAACTTCGTGTCTAATGAATATTGCCGGTTACATGAACCGTCATGGTGACCACATTAAGGTGATGCACATTGCGGAAGTGCTTAATCACGATGTTGACCCAAGCCGAATTAAGTACATTAAAGACACCAACGAACCAGTTGTCCCAGCCAATGGGAAGGAGTGTTTTAGACTATGGGAATTTCAACAAGTGATAAGCCGTTTATAA
- a CDS encoding nucleoside 2-deoxyribosyltransferase: protein MTKSKTIYFCAGWFTDKQNKAYQDAMAAIKKNPTIDLENSYVPLQHQYKGLRVDEHPELLKDREWATATYNGDRVGVATSDMLLAVYIPEEEDIGMGVELGMAQAFGKYITVVIPDEYYGRSINLMSWGIADNFIKMSELADYDFNKPGFNFYAGAVY from the coding sequence ATGACAAAGAGCAAAACCATTTACTTTTGTGCCGGCTGGTTTACTGACAAACAGAATAAAGCTTATCAAGACGCAATGGCCGCCATCAAGAAGAACCCGACCATTGACCTGGAAAACTCCTATGTTCCTTTGCAGCACCAGTATAAAGGGCTACGGGTAGATGAACACCCGGAACTTTTGAAAGACCGTGAGTGGGCAACTGCCACTTACAATGGCGACCGGGTTGGCGTCGCAACGTCTGATATGTTGCTTGCTGTGTACATTCCGGAAGAGGAAGACATCGGCATGGGTGTCGAACTCGGCATGGCTCAAGCATTTGGTAAGTACATTACAGTGGTTATTCCTGATGAATACTATGGTAGATCAATTAATTTGATGAGCTGGGGAATTGCTGACAACTTCATTAAGATGTCTGAATTGGCCGACTATGATTTTAATAAACCAGGCTTCAACTTTTACGCGGGAGCCGTGTATTAA
- a CDS encoding alpha/beta hydrolase has protein sequence MKKLFKILLSLLTGFILIGAGIQAYLLRGTAGVPLTKAKYRSDVRYSSTPTILIPGWGGNTVTYQKLINYYQERHIAQKTLTVWISPWGNIRVTGHLNKGDKNALIQVLYDWNYDSTFHPQVKQLSRALSYLHSRYHIDRTNVIAHSYGGTEFMHAYLNSPQLQKDLQLNKVVFLGVPAEESLSSRLNYHYHLIKHSRDKNFIRLRKQMKDWQPTGKLTIYNFMGTKPGSTHTDGEVPLIQSEMLKSLIKGHPTIQYYQKVYPQTTHRQLHDRAVILNQIADKLWMKE, from the coding sequence ATGAAAAAACTATTTAAAATTTTGTTGAGTCTCCTGACCGGATTCATTCTTATCGGGGCTGGAATTCAGGCTTACCTGTTGCGGGGAACAGCAGGTGTCCCACTAACTAAGGCAAAGTACCGGTCCGATGTTCGTTATTCTTCAACACCGACCATTCTTATTCCTGGTTGGGGCGGCAACACGGTGACCTACCAAAAACTAATCAATTATTACCAAGAGCGCCACATTGCGCAGAAAACCCTCACTGTCTGGATTTCACCATGGGGAAACATCCGCGTCACTGGTCACCTCAATAAGGGAGATAAGAATGCGCTGATCCAGGTCCTATATGATTGGAACTACGATTCAACATTTCATCCCCAGGTCAAGCAGCTTTCCAGGGCATTGTCATACCTGCATAGTCGTTACCACATCGACCGGACGAATGTAATTGCTCATTCGTATGGAGGAACCGAGTTTATGCATGCCTACCTCAACTCACCCCAGCTGCAAAAGGATCTTCAGTTGAACAAAGTCGTCTTTTTAGGGGTGCCAGCCGAGGAAAGCCTTTCATCACGGTTAAATTACCACTACCACCTGATTAAGCATTCGCGAGATAAAAACTTTATTCGTCTACGTAAACAGATGAAGGATTGGCAACCAACCGGGAAGTTAACAATCTACAACTTTATGGGAACTAAACCCGGAAGTACCCACACTGACGGCGAAGTACCGCTGATCCAGTCGGAAATGTTGAAGTCCTTAATTAAGGGCCACCCGACAATTCAGTACTATCAAAAGGTTTATCCCCAAACCACCCACCGGCAACTACACGACCGGGCGGTGATTCTTAATCAAATCGCAGATAAGTTATGGATGAAGGAGTAA
- a CDS encoding ATP-binding protein has product MSNEPDLTKLNIVFNGQKTPPLKINQLFDSRRFNHFTAITGHVEADFVNQYLSKFIQAEVVIGAQENARGKSAEEVVTKVALTDALLAVANKKPAKLFEALSSSNQANILNGLFQFEYAPVQAIYSRFYLLSNPDTGDTRVILGSIDLDQASFDDQHNQYSEILIFDNDKRLFNNLMDHFKHDIKPVLRPYFSDNLLQAAQKQLDESAKDKSGGSNVVILDNDTTNAIAAADMTDIISHDVQQQMDTNIIPHDTTISMRNVTMDRSQVKEAIERDTKQHDTVYTLQKTSVSPRAAKPKIKSREKIYEQVKEALVSGMSPQQRSAEKKYTTFLYDRPMERNLVNNNSGLYVPNDAGTHPIPFGKLATISQIRESLKSIDDVMKGYQKYVIDYSDDYGKRFYEAILYCFTAPFLWEIRTKASLNPEDGNDVPNFLIFGATAGSGKSTLLRIINQLTWNTDRSLIDFGTIYPEETAQKKNKTVEAIEHYMKEGSSYPVLLDEIEPYFFQQDQYSRHLVVDTMNELINHPQAVAPLIGTTNYDSGFTMLRETARRTYYLQIDKVIDDRLKGEANRYIYNVRQTLNNTLFKDFVMRMANLLEDDNTAWRMFDQKTGRLDFLANTRKIFKSYYEMAGIEIPPYFADTICDDFKESSRNTWAKLYLTQEDDFKYRKEDDSLLFDISKLNTLNGFTADSIEEYRNALPIELCVDGINGKRGKFVEIKAPDFFKWIGEHNPYEEDEQTHEDNSGQAAEEPKKKGFWARLFG; this is encoded by the coding sequence ATGAGTAATGAACCAGATTTAACTAAATTAAACATTGTATTTAACGGGCAAAAAACGCCCCCATTAAAAATTAACCAGCTATTTGACTCCCGGCGGTTTAACCATTTTACGGCAATCACGGGACACGTTGAAGCAGATTTTGTCAACCAGTACCTCAGTAAATTCATCCAGGCTGAGGTTGTGATCGGTGCCCAGGAGAATGCCCGTGGTAAGAGTGCAGAAGAGGTCGTCACCAAGGTGGCCCTAACCGATGCGCTGCTTGCCGTGGCCAACAAGAAACCGGCAAAGCTTTTTGAGGCGTTGAGCAGCAGTAACCAGGCCAACATACTAAATGGTCTCTTCCAATTTGAGTACGCCCCCGTCCAGGCTATTTACTCCCGCTTTTACCTATTAAGTAATCCCGATACTGGTGACACCCGAGTCATCCTCGGTAGTATCGATTTAGACCAGGCTTCATTTGACGATCAGCATAACCAGTACAGCGAGATCTTAATCTTCGATAATGACAAGCGCCTGTTTAACAACCTGATGGACCACTTTAAACACGATATTAAGCCGGTCTTGCGGCCATACTTCTCTGACAACCTCTTGCAGGCGGCCCAAAAGCAGCTTGACGAAAGTGCTAAAGATAAGAGTGGTGGTAGCAATGTCGTTATTTTGGATAATGATACGACAAACGCAATTGCCGCGGCGGACATGACGGACATCATTAGCCACGACGTCCAGCAGCAAATGGACACTAACATCATCCCCCATGACACCACGATTTCCATGCGGAACGTGACAATGGACCGTTCCCAGGTTAAGGAGGCAATCGAACGGGATACCAAACAGCACGATACTGTTTACACCCTCCAGAAAACTTCTGTTTCACCGCGGGCGGCAAAGCCAAAAATCAAGAGCCGTGAGAAGATTTATGAGCAGGTCAAAGAGGCCCTGGTCAGTGGGATGTCGCCGCAGCAACGTTCTGCTGAAAAGAAGTACACAACATTCTTGTATGACCGGCCAATGGAGCGTAACCTGGTTAACAACAATAGTGGCCTCTACGTTCCTAATGATGCGGGTACCCACCCAATTCCGTTCGGTAAGTTAGCAACAATTAGCCAGATTCGGGAAAGTCTCAAAAGCATTGACGACGTGATGAAGGGCTACCAGAAGTACGTGATTGATTACAGCGACGACTATGGCAAACGCTTCTATGAGGCAATTCTCTACTGTTTTACCGCCCCATTCCTGTGGGAAATTCGGACTAAGGCCAGTCTTAACCCAGAAGACGGCAATGACGTTCCGAACTTCCTAATCTTTGGCGCAACAGCCGGTTCCGGGAAGTCAACCTTACTGAGAATTATCAACCAGTTGACCTGGAACACTGACCGCTCCCTGATCGATTTCGGAACGATTTATCCGGAAGAGACCGCCCAGAAGAAGAACAAGACGGTCGAAGCAATTGAACATTACATGAAAGAGGGGAGTTCCTACCCCGTCCTCCTCGATGAGATTGAGCCCTACTTTTTCCAGCAGGACCAATACAGCCGCCACTTGGTAGTTGATACGATGAACGAACTCATCAACCATCCCCAAGCGGTCGCTCCGCTGATTGGAACGACGAACTATGACTCAGGTTTCACGATGCTCCGGGAAACGGCCCGCCGGACTTACTATCTGCAAATCGATAAGGTGATTGATGACCGGCTAAAGGGCGAAGCTAACCGTTACATATATAACGTTCGTCAGACCCTTAACAACACTCTGTTCAAGGACTTCGTGATGCGGATGGCTAACTTGCTTGAAGATGATAATACTGCCTGGCGAATGTTTGACCAGAAGACGGGTCGTCTAGACTTCTTAGCAAACACCCGGAAAATCTTCAAGTCATATTACGAAATGGCTGGAATTGAAATTCCACCATACTTTGCCGATACCATCTGTGATGACTTCAAGGAAAGCTCCCGAAATACCTGGGCTAAGCTCTACCTTACCCAGGAAGATGACTTCAAATACCGGAAGGAAGACGATAGCCTCCTCTTCGATATTTCCAAGCTGAACACCCTTAACGGCTTCACTGCAGACAGTATTGAGGAGTATCGTAACGCTTTGCCAATTGAACTCTGCGTTGACGGTATTAATGGTAAGCGGGGGAAATTCGTTGAAATTAAGGCACCGGACTTCTTTAAGTGGATTGGTGAGCACAATCCATACGAGGAAGATGAACAGACGCATGAAGACAATTCAGGGCAGGCTGCTGAGGAGCCAAAAAAGAAGGGCTTCTGGGCGCGGCTTTTTGGCTAG
- a CDS encoding L-lactate dehydrogenase: MTRKVAVFGMGHVGATVAHYLVAGGFTDDLALFDTNEAKVNADALDFRDAMANLPYHTNLTVNDDSQLADCDVVVSSLGKSKLVDTPDHDRFAEFKFTRTQVPLVAKKLVDNGFHGKLVDVTNPCDVITSMYQKLTGLPKKHVLGTGTLLDSARMRACVGEALHVDSRSVVGFNLGEHGNSQFTAWSTVRVLGKRVLDLAKERGLDLADIEEHARQGGYLVYQGKKYTNYGVATAAVRLTNALLSDARTEMPVSNYREEYGTYLSYPAVVGRDGVVEQLHLDLTDEEKDKLATSAKYIKERLKAEEERAAKANK, from the coding sequence ATGACACGAAAAGTAGCAGTGTTTGGGATGGGACATGTTGGCGCAACGGTTGCTCACTACTTGGTTGCCGGTGGCTTTACAGATGATTTAGCGCTCTTTGATACAAACGAGGCCAAGGTAAACGCCGACGCCCTCGACTTTCGGGACGCCATGGCCAACCTGCCTTACCACACCAACTTAACCGTCAATGATGATTCACAGCTTGCTGATTGCGACGTGGTTGTTTCTTCCCTGGGTAAGTCAAAGCTAGTGGATACTCCAGACCATGACCGGTTTGCAGAATTTAAATTTACCCGCACCCAGGTACCATTGGTCGCTAAAAAACTTGTTGATAACGGCTTTCATGGAAAACTGGTGGATGTCACTAACCCGTGTGATGTCATCACCTCAATGTACCAAAAGTTAACTGGCCTGCCAAAGAAACACGTACTGGGGACAGGGACCCTGCTTGATTCCGCACGGATGCGTGCCTGTGTTGGTGAGGCCCTCCACGTTGATTCACGTTCAGTTGTTGGCTTCAACCTTGGTGAACACGGGAACTCACAGTTCACCGCCTGGTCTACGGTCCGTGTGTTAGGGAAACGTGTACTAGACCTAGCTAAGGAACGGGGTCTGGACTTGGCTGATATTGAAGAACATGCCCGCCAAGGTGGCTACCTGGTTTATCAAGGAAAGAAGTACACCAACTACGGGGTTGCAACCGCGGCAGTTCGGTTAACTAATGCCCTTCTGAGCGATGCCCGAACCGAAATGCCGGTTTCCAACTACCGCGAAGAGTATGGAACCTACCTATCATATCCAGCGGTTGTCGGCCGCGATGGGGTAGTTGAGCAACTCCACCTGGACTTAACTGATGAGGAAAAGGACAAGCTGGCCACTTCTGCGAAGTACATCAAGGAACGTCTTAAAGCAGAAGAAGAGCGGGCTGCCAAAGCAAATAAATAG
- a CDS encoding 2-keto-4-pentenoate hydratase encodes MTKENVTLNAKQESFAQALFNAYQNHQPLKMADWDGVVTDDDTAYAVQDRFAALKKLPTGGYKVSLTSKKTQDMFDSDCPLYGQQVDSHFLPSPALLSLKKQTMDPLLEVELGFRATEDLKPDDSLEDLLHKTTVCGTVELPDCRFTDWFPDLNKFNVMSDCAVGGFVVYGLERPADEVFATVEDAANVNMTLYHNGQKQSSGQSSEVLGNPFKSLSWLVGKLAEQGKEFRTGKLVSSGTFLLPPHLTKGVWTAKFDHGFGDVTVNVND; translated from the coding sequence ATGACTAAAGAAAATGTTACCTTAAACGCAAAGCAAGAATCATTCGCTCAAGCACTTTTTAACGCTTACCAGAACCACCAGCCGTTAAAGATGGCTGACTGGGATGGTGTTGTAACAGATGATGATACGGCATATGCAGTGCAGGACCGGTTCGCTGCCCTTAAAAAACTTCCGACTGGCGGATATAAGGTCTCACTGACGAGTAAGAAAACCCAGGACATGTTTGATTCTGATTGTCCACTTTACGGACAACAGGTCGATAGCCACTTTCTTCCTTCACCCGCACTTCTGTCACTTAAAAAGCAAACAATGGATCCGTTGCTTGAGGTGGAACTTGGTTTCCGCGCTACTGAAGACTTAAAACCAGATGATAGTCTGGAAGACCTCCTTCACAAGACGACCGTTTGCGGGACCGTTGAATTACCCGACTGCCGTTTTACTGACTGGTTCCCCGACCTCAACAAGTTTAATGTCATGAGTGACTGTGCTGTCGGTGGATTCGTTGTCTATGGTTTAGAACGTCCGGCTGATGAAGTGTTTGCCACTGTCGAAGATGCGGCTAACGTCAACATGACCCTTTACCATAATGGACAAAAACAATCAAGTGGTCAGTCGAGTGAGGTGCTTGGTAACCCATTCAAATCCCTCTCCTGGCTAGTTGGTAAACTAGCAGAACAAGGAAAGGAGTTCCGCACAGGTAAGTTGGTTTCTTCCGGAACTTTCCTTCTCCCACCGCACTTAACCAAGGGGGTCTGGACCGCTAAATTTGACCACGGCTTTGGTGACGTAACTGTTAACGTTAATGATTAA
- a CDS encoding biotin--[acetyl-CoA-carboxylase] ligase, whose protein sequence is MQKFPQLAAMGVPAEEYATLSSTNVVAKKKIVEGTAPTTFLVSAREQTAGHGKLNRSFYSPAGSGVYFSLGLAEENIVQNNDPAKLTVTAAVAAFLVLERHFMDSLAIKWVNDLYVGDKKVAGILAETAVDGANHLHGVVIGWGINLVTPPDLPSALTNQVGGLSPLMVSNRERLNIIDETGAQFIRLLAGCSWEQILQIYREHQLLAGKKVVVESGLKKIAGQFDHISDRGGLCLQTTNGVEEIRTGTVRKQ, encoded by the coding sequence ATGCAAAAATTCCCCCAATTAGCGGCAATGGGTGTGCCAGCTGAAGAATACGCCACCCTTTCATCAACAAACGTGGTCGCAAAAAAGAAGATTGTCGAAGGGACTGCCCCAACTACGTTCCTGGTATCAGCAAGGGAACAAACAGCTGGTCACGGTAAATTGAATCGGTCATTCTATTCACCAGCTGGGAGTGGGGTTTACTTTTCTCTTGGACTAGCCGAAGAAAACATTGTCCAAAATAATGACCCTGCCAAACTTACGGTGACTGCTGCGGTAGCTGCTTTTCTCGTTTTAGAGCGGCACTTCATGGATTCACTTGCAATTAAGTGGGTTAACGACCTCTATGTTGGTGATAAAAAAGTGGCGGGTATCCTTGCAGAAACCGCAGTTGACGGTGCTAACCACCTTCATGGGGTGGTAATCGGCTGGGGGATCAACCTGGTAACACCGCCGGACCTACCGAGTGCACTCACTAACCAGGTTGGGGGCCTTAGTCCACTAATGGTTAGCAACCGAGAGCGATTAAACATTATTGACGAAACTGGCGCCCAGTTTATCCGCCTTCTTGCAGGCTGTAGTTGGGAGCAGATTCTCCAGATTTACCGCGAACACCAACTTCTTGCCGGGAAGAAAGTGGTCGTTGAATCTGGTCTTAAAAAAATAGCCGGACAATTCGACCACATCTCAGATAGGGGTGGTTTGTGTCTCCAAACCACTAATGGGGTGGAAGAAATAAGAACTGGGACGGTCCGTAAACAATAA